From Girardinichthys multiradiatus isolate DD_20200921_A chromosome 13, DD_fGirMul_XY1, whole genome shotgun sequence:
GTGGTCACTACTAGGATACATTATAGATACAGATTCAACatcaaaaaccagaaaaactacaaagttttatatatatatttatatatatatatatgcaaagGTCTACACCAAGTATACACGTTATATTTATAGAAGCAAGACcagaaaacaaatctcccaTGCTAATATGATCTGTCTGCTGGTTAAGCTGATGGCATGTGTGGATTTGTCTATGATTCTGTGATGTCGGACAAATTAAATACTCCATCTCATAGTGGTAAATATCTTCACTGGGGCGAGGCGGAGGAGGACGGGGGAACAAAGATTGTGTGCAGCTTTAGcaaaaagtgaaatgttttgagttctttggaaacaacaaaaaaaaaggggtgGGGGAGGGATGGTAGACCAGGTCTCCACCCCGTCTGACCTGCGTCTCCTAGTTCACCAGGCCTGGACTTGACGGGGGAGgggtgacaaaaaaaaatctaaggcCGCCGTCCGTCTTCAGAGGGTAAGATTTGGTTGAGGTGGTGAAGGAGTGGGGGTGATGTTTTCTGAAGGGTCTGACGGGGGCAGCAGAGGTGGAGCTGGTGGTCCTGACTGCTTGATGAAGGTGAGCTTGGGGGGGAGAGACATAATTTCAGGGTTTGGGTGGAGGAAAGGGGGGCTCACATGATGCCGTTAGGAGGACCACAGATAGGACCAAGATCGACGCCGTTCTTCATGTAGTACTTCTCCAGCTTGGCGAGGATGTGTTTTCCATAGGTGtacttcctcagggtctggatGTGGGGCCGGATCTGGGCCAACAGGGAGAAACACACCTGTTAGTCACACTGGATGTCTAAAGTAAAAAGATTCATACGGTCATTACAATCATGGGTTCAGACTCCATTGGCCAAATCAGGACCCTGACATTTCTTTTATGTCAGTAAAAGACAAAAATTTTGCTCAGGAAATCGGATCTCGCCAAGTGCCTTCATACTGCTGTTAGCATGGGACTTCAGCAATTTGAATCCCACCATCTAAACCAGACCCGGTTTTAGAGCCTCAGGTGAAGTTGAAAACCCTGATCTAAGAGGGTCTAGATGCAAAACAAGCAAGAAATTGTCCTGATTTTGAAAAAAGTGTGGACTGATCAGTAGGTTCTGTCAGTAACTCAAAACCCAAATCAATCAGTTGGGCAAAACCCCAAGTTTTGATGAAGCAAATCAATGATAAAAGACATTATTCAATTataaataaaaggtaaaaataaatacatatttttcataaaattcctgaatgtattttatggaAGGAAAGCCTGGAAGTTCAGggattttttcatactcatcttttgtttttcagtacCTATCCAgacttggaaaaataaaatcaaattccagacttttccagattGCATAGGAGTCCAGTAACAGGCTGCCTGTCAGGCTGGCTAACTAGACTAACTCGACAAACACAAGTCCAAACCCCTTTTTAAAATCCACGATCTGGCAGCATTTTGGGAACtaggtaaaaataagaaaaacaaacactgcgACAGAGAAGATACAAACGATTCATCAGAACAAGTCCGATTGGCTGCTAGCTGGGTTATCGTTTCCTACCAGAAGTAAACCAAAGGACTATTTCACAGTTTATTAAAGAGTCTGGACTGCATCTCtggtttaaaatctaaaacagaCTGAAAACCCTCAACAGCGACCAGAGACTCTTAAACCAGTTTGCAGTTTATTAAACTTGTAAATACACAAGGAACATTGCTTTGTAGAAATTCTTGTCTAGTTATTAGAATTAGACAAGAATTTCAGTCATTTGTTCTCTCCCCATTTTTCACGGCTTGTTACAAACTTGTTATGCATGCCTTCGACTGAGGTCAGACTTAATATAAATCAACAAACCATTAAATTAAAACGGACTGCATTTAAAGATGAAGCAGGGAGGGAAATGCaggaaacaaaaccaaaaagacATTTAGAACAGTTTTGCAGATGACAGGGTCTTTTAGttgaaaaagggaaataaaaaagtttgtttGGTGAAATCATGCTAACGTTACGATTAGAGGTCCAGAAACAGTCACTGACGGTCCGGATCCAGCCCTGAATTACAGTCTTGTCCAGTTCCACGACCCCTGATTGTTTGCTAAACACTAATCTTGTGAAAACAACGTTGTAATGCTAAAACACCGACGTGGAGTCACTTTTTTCAACAACATCTAGACCTCATATGTGTCTCCTTGACACACGATAATGTGCGAGCTACTGCCGCTGACAAtactttttgtttacatttaaacgGAAAGTTTTCATAATTTGTAAAGTGTTTTATACAGTCAATGTAGGAAAGCTTTATAGGCCATATCATATGGTAAGAAGCTTTCAAGCAATACTGCCGAGCCTCCACCTAATTGACACAAAGACTTATCTTTTCACCAACCTTATGCATTACAATTTTGCGCTGTGTGGGTTCGGCCACGTCGATCATCTTCTGTACCACGTAGTTGGCGTACTGGTCCTTCATCATGGTGTATAAGGCACTGTGGGGACCCTCAGTCAGGCTGCAGACTTCGTCTATCAGCAGCGCACGTTCTGCCCGAGACGCGTGGGTCACACACTTCTCTACCACGTTGCTGAGGGAAACACAATAAGAGGTTGGCCATTAGGATGAGCATCAATACTTAAAAATTTACAGAAAGTTTGTCTTCAAATTGGCCAGTAGAAATAAATCCAAAGTTAATTTATCTCTTTTGGTAGAATGCACAAAGCAGGTGAATTTCAATATGGACTTAGCTTCACAATCCCCTCAAGGCTGTTTGAGGGGATTGTGTTTAAACCACACTTCCTCCTTTTACGTAACTTTCTGtcaatatgcttggatacagcactgtgaacagccagcttctttagcaaatCAATTTATATCAGTTAATATGTACAGCACCAATTCCCAACATACAGCTTGTAAAACGTTTACTACCACAccctttccttccactcaactttccgtCAATGTGGTTGACTGTAACATTTTGAACATATAGCTTTTCAGCATTTCAATTTATCTATATTACACCTATTCACAAATGCATGTTAGTTAGCTAAAGGGACCTTACAAGATAAACGGGTCCAATTCATTTACagaattatataaataaaccagtCCAATTCATTCAATACAGTCCAATAAATCATTCAATGTTGAAAATTAAACCAGAAATGGTCATAACATACCATTTTTGTATCAAAATTCATTTGTTTAAAAGATGTTCTTATGTATTATTCTAatattctgaaacatttaatttaggtTTTTCCTCTGTTGTAAGCCATTAAGATAacaataaccataaataaacacttaaAGTAATATATCCTTCAGTGCATTTAATCTTCTAAGTTATTAAGATGTATAGGTATGATGAGTCTATGTGCAAAGAAAACATCAGGTCTTAAAGAGCTCATCAGCTCAATATGTGCTACTTGGTGGTGCAACTACAAAGTATCTACTGTGTGTGGATGTTTGTGCTCAGAGTAACAGGCCCCAGCGGAGCAACATATTACCCTGCAGGCCAAATAAAAAACCCACATTGGTGAAAAGAGAACTCATTTTCAGGTGTGGTCGCAATTATAGAGGAAACCCCTTGGAGAATAACGCGCAGCGACGACACCAGGAAATGTGCGTCTGTAGTGGAATTTACCTGGCAAACTTGTGCTGGCTGAGTCCCAATACGTTGCCTCTTATTTCAGCCACAATTTTGCTCTTATCCTCGGCCCGGCCGTGCTCCAAAACGTGCTGGATTACATAGTTTCCATACTGGTCCTGAATCAAACAAACCAACCACAAATACTTTCAACCAAAATGTGAGGACGACAGCTGGTGAATCTGACGTCACATCAGACACCGCCAGCTTCTGAAAATCCCGAGGCTCAGAGAAAGGAGCTCTTTGAAGAAGCGTCTTCCAGAACATGCTGACACCAGAAAACTGTTTGTAGGTATGCGTGTGTTTTACCTGCACTAGCTGCTCTGTGTGCTGATGGAGCTCCTCCAGGATTGGCAGCGTCTGTTCAGGAAGGCAGTGTTCGAGAATACGCTGGATGACTCGGCAGCCATATGGGTGAGTAGAGAGGGCGAAGACCTGCGACGCCAGTAATTATTCATCGTTAGTCGCTTCCCATACAAACACACGATAAGGCGAGTAGAGTGAGCGTGACACTCATGTTCTCTTTCCGGAAAATATTTTCACGTGGTGCAGAAAGTAGCCCGAGCTACAGCAACAAATTTATCTAAGGCATTTTTTCACATGCAAAACCCAGCCCTGCAGGGAGGAAGGTGAGAGCAAATTCCTTTCCTGCTTccaactaaaataaacaaatcttgGCCACCGAGCAGCAAATATGCAGTTACAACATGTAAATACAAGAGTAACTAAACACATCAGTGACATTTACTGTCACGATGGATCTagagacatttttgcccatttgtaTTCACAAGCCGAGTCAGATTGTACAGAGGGCATCTATAAACAAGCAAAAATTAAAAGTCTTTCCACAAATAGCTAGTTGTATTTaacgtttgtttttgtctgggccattctaacattttATCCCTGGCTGTATGTTCCGGGTCATACAGGTGGACCTCCATCCGTCTTGGGTCCTTTGCAGGCTCTAAAACGCACTGTAGGTCTGCATTTAGCTCGTTCCATTTCCCCATAATTTTGGAcaaccttccctgtccctactgaaTAACaggatccccacagcatgacaccgccccgccatgtttcaccatggcgATTGTGTGGTCATTCGAAGGTCATTTTCAGTAATAATTTTGGGCCATATATTGCCTTTTGGATGtagaaagttcagttttggtttcttttgacCAGGGTACCTTCAACATGTTTGCTATGTAATCACCTACATGGCTTGTTGGGAACCGTAATGAGTCGTTTTATAGgttttttttaaccctttcttCTAGCCACTCTTCCATGATAGCCAGATTTGAGGAGAGAAAGACTAACAGTTTCTCCTACCTGAGATGCAGGTCCCAGCAAGTCCCccaaagttaccatgggcctctttgctgactctctgattaatgttatCCTTACCTACTCTGCCAGTTTAGGcagatggccatgtcttggtagatcaAATCTTGGGATAATGTTCTCCAAGTTGCTCTAAATGTCTCCAGAACTTTATCTCTGAagtgtctggtgtgttccttggtcttcatgatgctgttcatTCACCAGTGTTCTCCAATAAACCTCAAATTATGCACTACGTTGTGTTGGTCTCACACAAAAGCAAATAAAGTATACTAGGGTATATACCCATTACATGGCAAAATGTGATAGGATGAAGATGTTTGCAGGACACTGCAAATAATTAATATCTTTCCTTTAACACCTTCTGTTAATCCAACAGTTAACTATTTGGTGTGTTTTGATGGAAACAATATGCTACAGcgactgtgtgtgtttggatgtCAGCCAGACATCAGTGTTTGAATGTGGAAGGACTCTGAGGTAGAGCGCAGCAGGGACCCACCTGTCCCTTAAAGGCTTCGATGATGAAGTGCAGCGCGTGAGGTTGGACGCATTCAATGCACTTCTGCACTACATGATTCCCGTTCTGGTCCTTCACGCACTTCAGCACGTGGCCGTCCAGCTCGCGCACCATATCGCTCTGCAGGGGGGAGGAGAGGGAAGAAGAGTGTGAGGGGAGGGACCTATAATTGTTAGTAGGCAAATATTTCCTGAAGGCATTTAGAAAACTCTCTCAGTGTGGCTCGGTGCCCAACAAATAACCCTGGTCTTTTAACAGATGCCCTACTGGGAAATCTATTGGGGTCCATTAAGGGAAGATTGATAGTCGTTTCTTTTTTCCTCACACCCCCTTTTCTAAAACACAGGATTTGAGCAAATGTAGACCATGCCTGTATTTATCTTCCTACCTGCAGTTCCACATTTGCATATAAACAGAACTATCATTTGTGTGTACGCAAGCAGCCTGCTGTTACACCAGGTACACAAACACGAACCCCATACTGAAGATGAAACATGCTTTCAAAGCAAAAAGGCACACCTCTTCATCGTCTAAACAGAGTGTGATGTACGAGGGACCCTCGCCCCTTCTGGTCCGAATTGTAAAGCAGGGGGATGATAAATATTCATCGAAACTGGCGCACCAGGAAATGAATCATTATCCCCTTTCAGTGAAAAAGACCAACCAAAAAACAGGGTTATGTGAGTGCAACACAGTCAAACGGGAGGGACTGCACTTACAATGACCTGCTGATCTGAGGGGATGAACTCCAGAGCTTTCTGAATGACCCTGCAGCCGTACATCTGCAGGGCCAGCGACAGCACGTGACCTCGGATTCTTTCGGCCAGAGCCAACTTCTGATCCAGGCTCccaaactgaaacaaaacaaacctgtAACTTACAACACTGTGCATCAACTTCAACGAGTTGAGCGAATCTGATTTCCCATAAACCCAATATCTGCATACCTCAAAGAACTTCTGGATGACATAGTTTCCAAACACATCCACCATGAGCTGATAGGCCGCCTGCAGGATCTCACTGAAGACAAGCTGGCGCTCTGCTGAACTGGCTCGCTCCAATTTTAACTGGATAAacctttaaaagcaaaacaacattAAGGAATGAACAGATGTACTTGTTGTCTTCATTAAAATGCTATTCTCCATTTGcgttcagaaaatgaaaaaagacagATGCCTGGAAATCCACTCGATGCGTCGAGAGGATTTACAAAGTTTAGTTGGCAGCGAAAACAAATAAACGAGCAGAGTAATATAGTGAGACAGAAACGGCTCCTATATCTTTAACCTGAGGGAGACGCCAGACAATATGAGATGAGTTTTAGAGTGGAGCGCGTATAAAGAGGGAGATGAAGGAACTGAGCAGCAGCCTGTGAGGTGAAATGATGGATGCCAGGCAAGGataagaaaagagagagaaagatctTGAAGAAACTGAAGAGAGAAAATGTCTGGAATGTGAAGGATGGACGCTTTATAAATAGTTCATTTCAATGAAAGGCTCTGAATCAGAGGCATCACTGGTTAAAACATACCCTGAACCAAAGAGTGTGGTTTCCATGGTGCCTAATTAAAACAACCGTATCACAAAACAGGGCAGAGACAGTATCAGATAGTtcctttttttcaataaaacactTTAGCTATGCAAGCTAAAGCATCAAAAACAACACTAGCTCAACCAGGTTAGTCTCATCACAGCTGAAAACACCTGAAGTATGTACACCATGTCGTAATTTGAATCATGTTACGTTTCCTCAGACGTTTGATTGATATTAATTTtagttggatggagagcatctatgaacaacagttttcaagtcttcaCACAGAtactttggactttgactaggtatTTCCACAGAAGaacatgttttgatttaaacccCTCTATTGTTGTTCTGGTTCATGAAGTAGCCTTTATTTCCTCCAGCGGTAGGACTTTGTAGAATCGACCAAATTCATTTAATATTTACCATTTTTTACTGATTCTGACAGCTGCAATAAAATCTGAGACCAAGGTTTTATTACTCTGATTGCATTGTATTCTGTTATATTCTGGAGATGGAGCCAGCGAGCCGGTACATCTCCTCAGGCGATAGCTGCAGAAACAGCCACATTAAAACTTTGTTTACAAGCAACAACATGTATTATCTACACCCACAGAGCTAAAATTACCAGACTAAAATCTATATATGGTGGTTGTGGTGCAGCTCTTCGTTTGGTGGTTTTTCTGTGGGAAGCAACACGCTGATGCAGGCTCTGACTATAGGAGGAGCGAGCTTCTTGGTCTCAGCAGGTGTCGTAGACATAAACAGCATGGTTCAGGACAGCAGAGGAAACTCACACACAACCTAGGAGAGATTAAGAGCTCCAGGGGAGCCAAGTTCTGGGAAGCAAAATGGAAACTCGTCTAAAACCAGAAATGCTTAAATGGTTATTTATACATAGAAACATCTATAATTTGATTACTTTCAATATTTGTTATTCTGTTTTTCAATCTCGTACGGTCTTGTTAGAACCTAGTAATAGGAGCATTAGGTCGTATGTACCTGCTGCCGTGCTGGTCCTGGCTGAACTCCATGATGTGGCCGGCGATGTCACGAAGCTGCAGATTAGGGTAGCGGTTGTTCCtgaagtcctccagcagacGGCTTCTACCCGAAGGCATCACGTCTGACATGCCGTAGCGTAGCCGTGACGACGGGAACAGCTGGCTGCTGGGCGAGAAGAGGGAGGAGCCAGAGCTCGCTGCACTGCGGTACTTGGCCTCCGCTCCAGGAGCTGCCGAGATGAAACGGCCGCTGCCGTTAGTCAGTCCTCCTGTGGGTCAGAAACAGCAAGATTCGCCATCGTTTCAATATTAGACTCAACACAAGCTGTTCGattgttttttaatctaaaagataaacatttcccgtaaaaccagaaaaaaactgaCAAGCACTACAGTAGAAAATGGTTCTTTGATACGATGAACTTTCAACTTCATGCGTCTTTGTGTCTTTCACCTAACAATACTGCCGCCGAAGATTTTAATCATAAAAACTGCATCCAACCTCTTCAGCACAGAAACGGAGCACTGCCTGAAATATGACTTTATTGTGGAAAGAAAATCTTTATTAAAAGAGGATTCCCACCGTCCTTATGTGCTTCAAAACCAAGGCTAccataacaaaataaaacctctTACTGATCTCTTGTACGCCTCTACTGATTCGCAGCCTTGAACCGGTTCGTTCGCAGATTAACTGTACTCTCCCTTTCAAGGGAGACGTTGTATAGACACGTCTGTGTCACCGCATTTAGACTGTGTACACATAACTGAATATGTGGGTAAACGTTCAGAAACATCTGTTCCACATGTTTCAGGTTTGGTTAGTGCTGGGAAATAAGTCACACCCACAACATGTGCTTATTTACTTCCCTCAGAACATGACCTTTAATGCTGTTAAACGGCAGCTACAAGGCAGCAAAAATGCCAAGTTAGGTAATCAATCAGGGTGTTAATTAAACCATAATGAGACTGCACTGTACCAGACTGTAGATGACTgaatcagattttaatttgtcaagACGTCAATCAGGAAAAACACAAGAGACCGAAACAAGTCTGAGTGATAAATGACTCCTATCGTCATAGAAGAGAAGCCAGTCACATTTTTATCAGTTGATTGAGTTTAAAATACTCAGaaggtaaatatataattaaaaatgcTAATCAAAAACACTTACCAAGATTGAGGTTGGATGAGGAGCTGTGATTGGACAGCGAGGGCGGAGGTGTGAGGGAGTGGGATGGCCCCTGGTTGGGTAGAGGCATACCCACAGGCCCAGGAGATGGACTGAAACCCAAGGTGCCGTTGTAGAAGCCTCCATGACCAATGGGGGTGAGACTGGAGGGGGTGCGCTTGTACAGCTCGCTGTTGCCTGTCAGAGAGTCCCGCCTGGAACCACTGCCACCACTAGAGTTGGCCACTAGAGGGAGACAATGAAAGCTATATCACCATTATCTGCGCATGGATTTTAAATCAAGTGAAATAAACTCGGGCACTTCTGTGGGACCTGCAGCATTTGCTGTTTCTTGCAACACTTTAGAAAGCTGTTTATCTGGGAAATGAACTAATTTATCAGCTTTTGTTAGCTTCTCATATCTTTATTTGATTTTGAacgattaaaataaaacaaagacaatgaGGAAATGAAATGCATTGCTATGTTAGATTTCTGACAAATATTTCACATCTTGGTCCCATCTAACCACAGCACCTTCTTCTAGGCGTTTGCTGAGTCTCCTGTGGCTTCTGGCCAACTTAAAACAAACATCTTATGGTTTCTATACTGAGATGAACTTACTAACAGCAGAATGCTATGTCCTAATTAGGTGCTTTTCAAAAACAATTGATAGCGAGCAGAATGTTATTTAGGGGACTCGGtgtaaatacaaatacaggCCCCGCTTTTGatattttgaaagtttaaataatgaaaaccatgcATTTTGGCAATTCAAACTCGAATTATTCACTAGTTTGTAGTTTATTACATAGAAACTAATGAAATAGGCTGAAATTGGTGGCAAaacaatacttttgcaagacaccgTAAATGGGGCCGCTGTTTTTCTCACCTGCGGTGCCAAACCCTCCCAGTGTGGCTCCAAGAGTGGCACCGAGGGAGGATGAGGTTGGCTGGCTAAAGCCCAGCGAGGCCGACCCTGGTCCAGGCTGGGCTGAGCCTTGTGAGAAGAGAGAGGAGCTCTGAGAGGAGGAGCTAAGGGACGAGGATCCATAGAAGGAGCTTCCTCCCAGAGCACCGCCAGGGCCGCCCTGCTGCTGAGGCTGCTGGGATTGCATGGCACGAAACGGACCGTTAGCTCCTCCACCCAAACCACCATTGGCACCACCGGCCGAAGCTGCTGCTGCGGCAACTAAAAGATAAAAGGGCAGAGATACAATAAAAgtgatttaaaatatattaaaagatTACAAATGTAATCATGAAGTTATTTGGGTTGCTGGTGCAATAAAAGATAAACCAAAGCATGTTGTAGCTGAACAACACTGACGAATCTAATAATGCACCAGAAAATAAAGCATCATAATCTCTTAATTGTAACTACAGGTTTAGTTTGACGTTCATATCATGTTTATGAACACAAAGCTCAATCTGCTGTTTGTGTGCATGAAACAGGCTGAGCTTGTTATAATGTGATTAAAGTAAAAACGCTGCGTTACCTGCTTGTGCTGCAGAGGAGGATATGATGACAGAGGCAGGGGCCATAAGGCGGACAGGGCCACTCCTGGCTCCAGTGTTAACTACCAGGGCCCCTGTCTGATCATAGTAGGCTGCCGGTGCCAAGACCGGGTACCCTGTGTAAGGGACAAGAACATAACCAAAATTGGtcttttgtttatatattaaaGTTGAAAACACCTCGTTTCAATACCTCCAATGACTATATCTGCATAATAGTACTGTACGGGCAAATAACATTTGCAATGGCTGTTTCTTCAGCAATAAAACCAATTAGAGAAACGTTGTACTAACCAGGGACGCCTGCAGCTAACCCCTGCCCAAAGGCGAGGGCTGAGTTTACTGCTGCTGCAGCGACCAGCTGATCGTTCTGCTGACCCTGCTGACCCTGGCTGGGGGTCAACGGACGCTGGCTTCCTCCAGCCCGCATCACCTTAACAAAATCAAAGATGAATcataatttacaataaaataagttaaatcaggatacaaaaaaattaataaaagctCAGAGAAGCTGGAAGTGTATCCTATATAAATGCTGAATAAGGCTGCATGTCAACAGTTACTATATCAGAACAGGGTAAAAGAAAAtctgctctttatgtataaaaaatagaattttcCAATCATGGAAAAACTTTAATCAGTACACAGGAGCTGTGACAAAAGCATCTGCAGACTGGGTTATTTTATCTAGCAGGTAGTCGACTGACCTGCTGCTGGTTCTGCTGACCCTGTCCAGCTGCCTGCTGATTGGCTGAGCTGTTGGCTGCAGCAGCCTGCTGCTGGAAAAGGTTGGCAGGATAGACCCCCCAGGGGGTCACCCCGTAGTACTGGGGAGGCATCACCGCAGGGCCTGAAAGCAGAGAGATGTGACAGCTGTAAGGTTACCAGCGTCTCCGCTTATGAAGCTGAATAACCTGGAGGTTAAAACAACTAAACTGTTACTACTGAACTGACTCTTGGCTACAGGTTGGTGGCAACCATCTATGCCTTACCGAGAGTAGCTGCTGCTGCGAGTCCTGCTGCGTAGGGGTCTGTCCCTGGAGGAGCAGCGCTGATGATGTAAGGATTGGGCACAAATGCTGGGGCAAGCCCTAAAACAGATAAATGAAAGCGTGAACAGAGATTTAGTATAAATGCACCTGGATCACTTACAGGAAGGCAGAAATggacctcaaagaaaactggaaattcTCAATGGTGCAACTCTAGCATCTTTCTTCCCTCCCTAGATTGATTTTACTTTTCACACAATTATATTTATCACAATCCACGTTTTGTGTATCAAAATGTTCAGCACAATGTTTAAGCTTTATGCATAGGGAGG
This genomic window contains:
- the pum1 gene encoding pumilio homolog 1 isoform X4, whose product is MSSVCVLKRKAVLWQDSFSPHHRSTSPSMPVVLSSGGHAPPTGQTPQATPPSQQGVAGAGRSQDDAMVDYFFQRQHGEQPGKHRWPTGDNIHDSQVRSMDELNHDFQALALEGRAMGELLTGKKFWETDDSGKDGPKGIFLDQWRDSAWGASDHSVSQPIMVSRRPGQGFHGGGEVGVGSVMSPRSESGGLGVSMVEYVLSSSPADKLDPCLRKGPYGQRDGEVEEEKREKPKTAFEGEKLKELTESESDVINDVINPNGLPVQNGLDVDVKEFGRPSVNMPPPGPEGDLLGGPGGVGSEGLTPLGGGGGPKPPDDFSGVDQGGVTMDAMESVMEPLQFDYNSQMPMDSAPTVGLFDYANQQQLFQRNNALAVQQLTAAQQQQYALAAAQQPHIGLAPAFVPNPYIISAAPPGTDPYAAGLAAAATLGPAVMPPQYYGVTPWGVYPANLFQQQAAAANSSANQQAAGQGQQNQQQVMRAGGSQRPLTPSQGQQGQQNDQLVAAAAVNSALAFGQGLAAGVPGYPVLAPAAYYDQTGALVVNTGARSGPVRLMAPASVIISSSAAQAVAAAAASAGGANGGLGGGANGPFRAMQSQQPQQQGGPGGALGGSSFYGSSSLSSSSQSSSLFSQGSAQPGPGSASLGFSQPTSSSLGATLGATLGGFGTAVANSSGGSGSRRDSLTGNSELYKRTPSSLTPIGHGGFYNGTLGFSPSPGPVGMPLPNQGPSHSLTPPPSLSNHSSSSNLNLGGLTNGSGRFISAAPGAEAKYRSAASSGSSLFSPSSQLFPSSRLRYGMSDVMPSGRSRLLEDFRNNRYPNLQLRDIAGHIMEFSQDQHGSRFIQLKLERASSAERQLVFSEILQAAYQLMVDVFGNYVIQKFFEFGSLDQKLALAERIRGHVLSLALQMYGCRVIQKALEFIPSDQQVISDMVRELDGHVLKCVKDQNGNHVVQKCIECVQPHALHFIIEAFKGQVFALSTHPYGCRVIQRILEHCLPEQTLPILEELHQHTEQLVQDQYGNYVIQHVLEHGRAEDKSKIVAEIRGNVLGLSQHKFASNVVEKCVTHASRAERALLIDEVCSLTEGPHSALYTMMKDQYANYVVQKMIDVAEPTQRKIVMHKIRPHIQTLRKYTYGKHILAKLEKYYMKNGVDLGPICGPPNGIM
- the pum1 gene encoding pumilio homolog 1 isoform X3 — translated: MSSVCVLKRKAVLWQDSFSPHHRSTSPSMPVVLSSGGHAPPTGQTPQATPPSQQGVAGAGRSQDDAMVDYFFQRQHGEQPGKHRWPTGDNIHDSQVRSMDELNHDFQALALEGRAMGEQLLTGKKFWETDDSGKDGPKGIFLDQWRDSAWGASDHSVSQPIMVSRRPGQGFHGGGEVGVGSVMSPRSESGGLGVSMVEYVLSSSPADKLDPCLRKGPYGQRDGEVEEEKREKPKTAFEGEKLKELTESESDVINDVINPNGLPVQNGLDVDVKEFGRPSVNMPPPGPEGDLLGGPGGVGSEGLTPLGGGGGPKPPDDFSGVDQGGVTMDAMESVMEPLQFDYNSQMPMDSAPTVGLFDYANQQQLFQRNNALAVQQLTAAQQQQYALAAAQQPHIGLAPAFVPNPYIISAAPPGTDPYAAGLAAAATLGPAVMPPQYYGVTPWGVYPANLFQQQAAAANSSANQQAAGQGQQNQQQVMRAGGSQRPLTPSQGQQGQQNDQLVAAAAVNSALAFGQGLAAGVPGYPVLAPAAYYDQTGALVVNTGARSGPVRLMAPASVIISSSAAQAVAAAAASAGGANGGLGGGANGPFRAMQSQQPQQQGGPGGALGGSSFYGSSSLSSSSQSSSLFSQGSAQPGPGSASLGFSQPTSSSLGATLGATLGGFGTAVANSSGGSGSRRDSLTGNSELYKRTPSSLTPIGHGGFYNGTLGFSPSPGPVGMPLPNQGPSHSLTPPPSLSNHSSSSNLNLGGLTNGSGRFISAAPGAEAKYRSAASSGSSLFSPSSQLFPSSRLRYGMSDVMPSGRSRLLEDFRNNRYPNLQLRDIAGHIMEFSQDQHGSRFIQLKLERASSAERQLVFSEILQAAYQLMVDVFGNYVIQKFFEFGSLDQKLALAERIRGHVLSLALQMYGCRVIQKALEFIPSDQQVISDMVRELDGHVLKCVKDQNGNHVVQKCIECVQPHALHFIIEAFKGQVFALSTHPYGCRVIQRILEHCLPEQTLPILEELHQHTEQLVQDQYGNYVIQHVLEHGRAEDKSKIVAEIRGNVLGLSQHKFASNVVEKCVTHASRAERALLIDEVCSLTEGPHSALYTMMKDQYANYVVQKMIDVAEPTQRKIVMHKIRPHIQTLRKYTYGKHILAKLEKYYMKNGVDLGPICGPPNGIM
- the pum1 gene encoding pumilio homolog 1 isoform X1, giving the protein MSSVCVLKRKAVLWQDSFSPHHRSTSPSMPVVLSSGGHAPPTGQTPQATPPSQQGVAGAGRSQDDAMVDYFFQRQHGEQPGKHRWPTGDNIHDSQVRSMDELNHDFQALALEGRAMGEVSNQLLTGKKFWETDDSGKDGPKGIFLDQWRDSAWGASDHSVSQPIMVSRRPGQGFHGGGEVGVGSVMSPRSESGGLGVSMVEYVLSSSPADKLDPCLRKGPYGQRDGEVEEEKREKPKTAFEGEKLKELTESESDVINDVINPNGLPVQNGLDVDVKEFGRPSVNMPPPGPEGDLLGGPGGVGSEGLTPLGGGGGPKPPDDFSGVDQGGVTMDAMESVMEPLQFDYNSQMPMDSAPTVGLFDYANQQQLFQRNNALAVQQLTAAQQQQYALAAAQQPHIGLAPAFVPNPYIISAAPPGTDPYAAGLAAAATLGPAVMPPQYYGVTPWGVYPANLFQQQAAAANSSANQQAAGQGQQNQQQVMRAGGSQRPLTPSQGQQGQQNDQLVAAAAVNSALAFGQGLAAGVPGYPVLAPAAYYDQTGALVVNTGARSGPVRLMAPASVIISSSAAQAVAAAAASAGGANGGLGGGANGPFRAMQSQQPQQQGGPGGALGGSSFYGSSSLSSSSQSSSLFSQGSAQPGPGSASLGFSQPTSSSLGATLGATLGGFGTAVANSSGGSGSRRDSLTGNSELYKRTPSSLTPIGHGGFYNGTLGFSPSPGPVGMPLPNQGPSHSLTPPPSLSNHSSSSNLNLGGLTNGSGRFISAAPGAEAKYRSAASSGSSLFSPSSQLFPSSRLRYGMSDVMPSGRSRLLEDFRNNRYPNLQLRDIAGHIMEFSQDQHGSRFIQLKLERASSAERQLVFSEILQAAYQLMVDVFGNYVIQKFFEFGSLDQKLALAERIRGHVLSLALQMYGCRVIQKALEFIPSDQQVISDMVRELDGHVLKCVKDQNGNHVVQKCIECVQPHALHFIIEAFKGQVFALSTHPYGCRVIQRILEHCLPEQTLPILEELHQHTEQLVQDQYGNYVIQHVLEHGRAEDKSKIVAEIRGNVLGLSQHKFASNVVEKCVTHASRAERALLIDEVCSLTEGPHSALYTMMKDQYANYVVQKMIDVAEPTQRKIVMHKIRPHIQTLRKYTYGKHILAKLEKYYMKNGVDLGPICGPPNGIM